The DNA segment CCTGAAATCCACATGCCTAGAGCttctgctctgcagcaagagaagccactgtaacaagaaacccacacactgcaatAATGAAGGGTagtccctgctcgctgcaactagagaaagcccacatacaGCCATGAAGACCAgtgcaaccataaataaataatttttttttaaaaatgacaatcctcagagtgaaagaaaaagatttctaATTCATAGAATTAGACCTTATAGTGGCTGTGTattcagaatatgtaaagaatagTTAACAATAAACCATAGAAAGACAGCTCAAATAAAAAATGGACCAAGGAtacaaacagacatttctccaaacaaaatatacaaataaccaataagaacatgaaaagatgctcaacctcatcAGTCACTATGAAATCAGtcacaaatgaaaatcaaaaccacaatgaagtatcacttcacacccaccGGAATGACTAAAATCAAAAAAAAGACAGAACCAACTGCTACAGAATGTAAAGAAACTAGAATCCTAACAAACTAGTGAGACGTACAACAATGCAGCCCCTCCAGAAAAGTTTGGGAGTCCTTCGAAagtttaaatatagaattactcTATGACctaacaatcccactcctaggtgtatatctgaaacaaataaaaagatcTCCACACAAAAATGCGTATacaaatattcactgcagcattattcatcaCAGCTAAAATGATGAAATAATCCAATGTCCATCAACTACTGAAAAGAGAAATGACTGTAAAATGAATGAAGTGCTGATATATGCTACATATACAACATAGATGAAACCTGGAAATATTATGCTAAAAAGAAGCCAGTAACAAAAGACCACAAACTATATGAAATGTCCATTTATACAAAAtgcccagaataggcaaattcacaaaGACAGCAGATTAGTTGTTGCCAAGAGATGACAGAGTGACAAATTTAGAATGACGACTAGTGGGCACAGCTTTCTTTTTtagggtaatgaaaatgttctaaaattagatggtGATCATTGCACAACTCTATGATCATACTAAAAAGCCAACAAATTGCACACTTTTAGAGTGAAGTTTAAGGTATGTAAACTCTATCTCACTAAAGCAATTATAAAAAAGTATACTTGTGATCTCACTTATCTGTGGGATCTAAGAGTCAAACTCAGAAGCAGAATAGGACAGAGGCTGCCAGGGATTGGGCAGCAGAGAAGAGGAGACCCTGGTGGAAGGGCGCAAACATCCAGCTACAGAAGTGGGCTCCAGAGATCGCATGATAGCCTGAGGCTGCAGCTGAGGGCCCTGCACTGTGCCCCTGAGAGCGGCTGTGAGCGGGCCTCAAGGGCCTCACCACCACCGCAACAGAATGGTGATTGTGTGAGactgctgagcaccaaagaactgacacttgtggaccgtggtgctggagaagactcctgagactcccttggactgcaaggagacccaaccagtccatcctaaaggagatcagtcctgggtgttcattggaaggactgatggtgaaggtgaaactccaatactttggccacctgatgcaaagagctgactcactggaaaagaccgatgctgggaaagattgacggcaggaggagaaggggacggcagaggatgagatggttggatggcaccaccgacttgatagacaacagtttgagcaagctccaggagttggtgagggacagagaagcctcatgtgccgcagtccatggggttacaaagtcagacacaactgagtgactgaactgaacttaactcaCATAACATGCTATGTAAGGATCTGTTAACCATCTTTATAGCAGTAAACATTTcacaacatatatatgtatcagatCATCACACTGTGTACCTTAAACTGACACAACATCAATATATCatcatatttcaataaagctgggggaaaaaagacacaCCATTAATACTATTTACATAAGACAGGAAGCCACACTGATTCTTGTTGCAGTGGGGCACATCCACTTCTCAGTAGGATAATTCCTTCACGTACtcctatttctacttttttactttatttggccTGGAGTCACCCAAATACACACCACGTAATACTATTTACACAAAGTTCAAAGACAGGCAGAATCATTCATGATATTAAAAGTCAGGACAGTGATTATAAGAGGGAGATGGGGTGGTAAAGAAAGGAGACACAAGGCAACACCAGTTGACCGCAAGGTTCTCTTCCTTAACCTTCATGCTACTTCATGGAGCTAGACAGTTATGAGCTGTGCAGTTTTCTGTGTatgttatacttcagtaaaaaagtttttttaaaaaagaaacaaaaaattctaCCTGACCTATTGAGACAATCTAGAATAAACACAATCTCAAAAATACTTCTCTATGACCTACTAAAACCATAATttcaacagcaaaaagaaaaaagcaactaTTTTTAATATGAGAGGATCAATGAACTATAACTGATATTAGCAGTAACAGACTTCACTCAAGATCAGAGTTCTAAGCTAAGCAGAAAGAGCATGGGGTTTGGGTGAGATGGTACTGGGACCAACACTTTTCTCTGTCTGAGCAGACGCTACAAGAAACCTCACGGGATTCTCCGAAGTGAGTGAAACTTTGGAAAGTGCCTTGCTCACAGATGACACACTAAATGTCCACCAAAGGTTTACGTATTACTCTTCACACATCTCCTTATCCCCAAAGCAGAAAGCCACACTGGTTCTTGCTGCAGTGGGCACATCCACGTCTCAGCAGGACAATTCCTTCACCTACTTCAATTTctacttttttactttatttggccTGGAGTCACCCATTCTAACGCCCAAATACAGTCCTGACCATCCTACTGCCATCTGACTGCTCTAAGTTTCACAaaacagaatttttctttcttcccactgCAGCACAGGCCCACCTAAAAGACATAAATTCTGTTTCTATCCACAATAAGTATCCTTGCTAAAAATATACCCAACGTTTCTTCTTTCTTATATAATTCCTACATGTAACTCATTCAGATCTGTCTACAGAATTATACCTTACAACTACTCAGACATTTTGCTGACAAATGACTTCTAAAATAAAGTATTACCGACCCTAAACCTCATTGCTGGAAATAAGTGCTAccacttttctgttttctgtggaATATTACAAGCTTTAAATTTTTGGCCTAGAAGATTCTGGTTAAAGATGAACTGTTATAAATTAAACCTTTTTGTGCTTTCATAAATCACATACTTAAAATAGTAACTAAACAAAAGTGATGCTCTGATACTAAGGAGCCCCTTTTCTTCTAGTCATCGAAGAGAAAGGTTCACTTTGTGTGAAGCCAAAGTGACTCATTCTTTCAGTCAAGTCTTCAGGAAGAAAATGTAAAGAGAACAAACTCCACATATTAACACCAGCACTGAAGGTCAAGGGAGGTGACACAATTGGAAAGACTATAAAAATATACTTACAGCCTCAAACTGTAAATGGCTATCCTTTAAGAAACTCTGAATTTTGTCCTTGGGTAAAATACTGAATCGAAATCGAAGGAGATCCATTTCTTGCTGAATAAACCAGCGCCTAAGATCTTCACTAAAACAGAGACAAGAAAACTGTAAGTGAAAAgtttaaagacaattttaaaagtcCACTGATTATTAAATCCAAGACATTTCTATGAAACAACATTCAAATGTGAGCAATAGGCCAACAGACTGAAGTTCATTAACAGCATCAAGCTCTCTACTATGGTAAGAGTGTGAATACAGGTAACATGCCACAATCTCCCAGGACTGAGTAGAATATGGGGAAGAAGGATGTTTTGaacataattaaaagaaataaacacaaagtCTAGCTGCATTATCATCAAATAACATAAAATAGTACACTTCGTTTAATCTAACTGCGAAGTATTTGTTTACATCAGAAAATGGAGTATCCCTCCTATTAATGCCAAAGAAACATCACAAGTTTTCAAAGGTAATTTTACCTCTGAATAGATTATGATCAGATAAACTCTGCAAAGTAAACTTTGCTTACAGCTTTAGAGTTTATAACTTCACAAAATTTAATAAGCATTAAGATACctcaactttttaaaagtcaacatttgttactgtttagtcgctaaattgtgtcccactcttttacaaccccatggactacggcccaccaggttcctctctccatgggattttccaggcaagaatactggagtgggttgccatttctttctccaggggatcttccccacccaggggtcaaacccacatctcctactctggcaggaggattctttaccactgagccaccagagaagccccagacgTCGATATAGAACATTAATTTATAAGACAGGTGGgcattattgttgttataaaataATTAAGCTACTCAATGTAAAATATGGTTTCTTTCCTCATTTGACTTTCACATTGTCAGCAATTCACTTATTGCATAAACTGCATAAACTGCATATgcttttttaacaaaagaaaagctCTAGGACCAAAGCTGGTCAATAATTTCTCAGTCATTATCTTGGGATAGTAAATAATTCAAGATTCCCATTTGATAAGCCTATTGCCAGAAAATAAACATAGTAACTATGTAAGTTagccaaaataaatataagaaaaaaacacagtaaaaaaaaaaaaaaaagcaaccaactCCTTCCTCTGGGTGGCACTACTGACTTCCATACAAATCAACCGCTGAAACCTGTGCAGATTCAAGTTAAGTGTTTGATTCCAGAATCCTTCTTCCTAATGAAATCACCTCTAATTTTAAATCCTAAATGAAGAATCCCTCCCATAAGGTAAAAAGTGTTTAAATAGGCAAAAtctgcaaaaatattttatttttttagtcaaCAACTTGTTTCAAACAATTCGCTGCAACAGCGTTCAGCCCATGAACCACTGGTTTCTGATGTTATCCTGGGATTTCCTACGATGAGTACAATACCTGTCGGCCCTCCTGCACTAGTTTATAGCCCAAGATGTCAGATTTGTCTGTGGAAGATAAAGGTATACTCACGACTGGCAGTAAGCAAGGCGcaaaataaagtgagaaatgtgatCTTTTCTTCGAGGTTCATATTCATCTTCCAAGCTTTCCTGAAAAACAAtggcaaatgaagaaaataaatgcaaaacagtGAAAGGTGTAAAGAATTACTGAGTCAGCATAAGCCAATAGTGAAGCAGAAGTTCAACGACACAGATTTCATAATATGCTCCCCAGGATGAGCATCACTTTACTTAGGATGACAACTGGGTGAAACACAATTGAACACCACCACCTCCTGGGTTTGGATCCCactgttttcttcctcttctaacTTTCCTTCTCGTCCAGCCTACACCCAGCCACTCACCTCTTCCACCACTTCTCAGATAAACCCTCAACTATTTTCATTTCAACCATTTGGCAAAACCTAGATTATAAACAAATCCATAGCTATACTCTGCAGTCCTGCTCCCAAAATGCTGAGAActtctgggaaaaaaatatacaattataGGAATTTGGAACATTAAAAATTCACAGCCTCTATCCTCaactggtcacaaagagtcggacatgactgagcaactgaacaacaacaaacctcaACTGGACCTTTATCAACAcccagaaatctttttttttaatatatatatcttattcaagtatagttgacttacagctTTTCAAGCGCACAGCAAGATGATTTAgttacacaaatacacatatattatttttgaaattattttccatcatatgttattataagatattaactATAGtgtcctatgctatacagtaaacctttgttgcttctTACATATCTACTAGAATCCAGCATTCTAGTCATAATAAGTCAAACACCAAGGAATCTTTCCTCAAGTTCAACACAGTCAGAGCAAACATGTCCTGAGCACTCCcaatgtaccaggcactgttatAAGCATTTTTAATCCATTAATCCACATAATCCTTTGAAAGCCCCTATGAGGAGGGCACCACTATATccctattttaaagatgaggaaactgactttGTTCCAGGTCACAAGCCTgtaagcagcagagctgggatctgGCCCCATAACTATTCCTTCCCCCATCTCACAACAGCTGTTTTGATCTTCACTAGGTGGCCAGCGCTCCCCAATACACCATCGTTCCCTTCTCTCATCACAAGACCTCATCTACTTTACGGAAAGCAAAGGCCTCAGGCCGACTCCTCAGCCCAAACTCCTGCCACCGCGTGTGGTACTGCCTTCCCCACTATCCCTACTGAcagacctctctctcctcctacACACAGCTGATCCCACACAGAAACTCCGTAGCCCACCTGCTCCTGCCTCCTAAGGATCATGACTAATCCAAAGTTCTCCCAAAGTATCTACAATCgccctctcttctcttccagaTCGTTCTGCTCAGcttataaatatgttcaaataTATGCTGTAATGTGTACGTGTGTATCTTTTCCCTTCAAATTTTCCTATACTCAGACCTACCTCCCCGGTCTTCTCAGCTAAACATGTTAGAAGAGGAAATATTCCACATTCATCTCTCACCTTTCTCCTCCAAACACTACCACTGTTCCACCGCCTGTCTACAAGCCCAGATCTGCTGCACACCCTGCAGCCCTCAAGATAGCTCCACAAGCACCTCAGAGTTACAAGAACTAAACTGTCTTCTTTCTAGTAAGACTTGCCTCCTCTCTTGTATATCCCACGATCCACCCAGCTGTCATCACCAGAAACCCAAGCATCATTCAGAACTCTTCTGTCCCTCCTCCTTGTACTCAATCTCTATAATCTTATTATTCCATCTTCTCACTATCTCTTCAATCAGTCCTCTTCACTCCATTCAATTTACTTGTCATCTCCAAGCTCCTGATTGGTATTCCCATATTCAtcttctcaaaataaaaatgagatcacATACATTGAGATTCGGTTCCAGCACTAtctcatctgggaagccctccccaaCCTGAGCTAATTCCCTGTACTTTTGGAGTTCCTGGTTGttatttagttgttaagtcatgtcccacccactcttttgcaaccccatggactgtagcccaccaggctcctctgtccatgggatttcccaggcaagaatactggagtgaggtgccacttccatctccaggggatcttcccgactcagggagaGAATCCACaactcctgcgttggcaggcagattttttaccactgagccaccaggacagcaAAACAGAGTTCCTGGAACACATCAAATAACAGCATTTGTCACCTTGACTGCACAGGACACATCTGGCAATATCTGGAAACAGAGCCCAGAAGCCAGAGATGCCAGTGAGCCCCCTAAATGCACCATGGAATCATCAGGTCCCGCATGTTCACATTCCTAAGGTTGAGACACCCTGCCGCACTGGAGTTTGACTGTATGTCAATCATCCCTCGTGGTCGGTAGGTTCCTTCAggaagagttttttttaaagccctGTGCATAATACAAGACCTTTCCCATGGTCACTACCAGTACACACACAAACTGAAGGAACATCTCTGTCCCTCTTTTACTTACTCTGTAGGAAAATTTGAGTTTCCGAAGCTCAGCCTCCAGCTTACTCTGATACTGTTCAGTTCCCTTCATGTAGCTCACACCAAGATTCTCAACTGTTTTTAGCActagaaaaaatttgaaaaacagaagaaGGGGGGTGGAAATGTATAAATGCAAGGTAATCTTAAAAAACTAAATCTAAGACAAATCTATGGATAGCAATTCCATACTTACTTTTTATGACAATACTAAAGCTTCATTTTCTGCAAGCAGATTACatgttatatatgtttataagaGAATAACCTCCAACCATGTGCAGAAAATAACCACATCCCACAGCACAACCTCATACCAGGGATTCTCAACtgaaagggagagagggatgggGACAATCATGATGTACTGAGCATCACTGCTGAGGGATGCACAAGTGTGTCAGCGTGCGCATCCATCCCTCGTGCAGAGCCGGTTGTGAGGCGGGTGCTTCACCAACTCAGCACAGACTCTTCGGAAGATAGCCCGCCCCTTCCTGATGAAGCAGAGAAGACACAGcagtaaagaagaaaacaagcCACTCTGACTAGATGCTTCGCTCTGTCCAAAGGCTCCTGAAGCCCCTGTCAACTCTTCCTCAGATGAATTCTTCTTCCATTGGTAGGAAAAGAGAGATTAATTCAAGAATGAAAAACTTCTGAAATGAATCCTGAAGCCATGTCCAGCAGGGACTCCGTATTATGGTCTCCCAAACCAAACTCATTCTCTGCCCCTCAATCCTGCTCCTCTTCCTGCCACCCACCTCTAACAGCAGCATTTCTACCCACGAGATCAGCCACCCTGGAACTTCAGCCCTCCCCACCCAATCCCCTGTTCCTCACACCCAAGTAGTCATCAAACCCTGTCACTTACACCTCCTTGGTATCCCTTCCATGTCTCCCTTCCTGTCCCTGCCTCACCATCTCACCTCCAGGGTCAAACTGAAGGGACCCTTTTCAACCATTTAACCTCTGTGAGGCATCGCAGAACCCATGCTAAGCTTCCCAGAACCCattctccctgtcctttactcttTTATTCAGCAAACAGATAATACAGGTACTCTGTACTAGCAATTCTCACCCAGCTCCTCTAAGAATGACTAACAGTATCTCACCTCTACTTCTGATCTCGCCATCAGGATATGCTTTGGAATATAAACTCTGCAGGCAGTGCTATTGTTGCAGTTGACACagaacttctttctttcttccaccAACACATAGAAGACAAGCAGGCTCAAGAAAATCGCTACATCCTTCTTACACCCCAGTAtcacatcattcagttcagttcagtcactcagtcgtgtccgactcttgcgaccacatgaatcacagcacaccctcacagcgcgccaggcctccctgtccatcaccaactcccggagttcactcaaactcacgtccatcgagtcggtgatgccatcacaGCATTAGCGTGGTACCAAATGTCCTTGGTTACCCAAAGCTCTCCACTCACCCTGAACTTGCCACTTTCCCCTCCAGTGTTTCACGCTCTCTGGTGCTTCCAACTCTTCCTTCAGACCATTAGCTCAGCTTGCCAAAACCGCTCTCTTCCTCTCTATTGAGAAACAGCTACTCCTGCTTCAAGATCCAGGTCACATTTCAACTTTTCTTAAGAAGTTTTACTTAATCAGACTAGGTCAATCATTCCCATCTCTATGTCTCAATAACACCTCTACTAGAGCACTTAAAATACTAAACTATAATTACTGCTTTGAACATGTCTCCATGTATTAGAATACAGCTTCAACAAAGATGACAATTTCATTGCTCAGCTCAAAATCCCTATCGCCTAGAATAAagtggcactcaataaatatgcaCAGTAcatggaaaaaatgaatgaacagcAAAATCTCAACGAAAAACCTCAGCAAATATTagtttaaagaaggaaataaattacTCTAATTTATCTCTACAAGGTATAAGTGAGGTTCTCAGGAATacaaaaattcaaattcaaatcacTCACATTTCACTCTATCGATAGCCAACGTTTCAAATTCTGTCAAAGACACGTTTCCAGAAGGTGGCTGCAAGTAAAACTGAAGGCTATGTGGGTAGCAAGCATTCCTCTGGTCATCTGCCAACCTCGGTTTCCTCCGTTTTCCTCCAGAAAACTCCATCTTGTTACCCTGGAAGCAAGCACAAAAAACGGTGGGAAAtggagttaaaaacaaaaaataactctacacacaaaggaaaacattCTGCCACCTTTTGCCACCAAAAGGTGGCAACTGATTCTGAAGAGCACGCACAACATGTTAAGAGTCGTGTCCCTATCTTCCAGACCTTCGACAACACCGCTGGAACCACGGTGcacaggaggtggggagaggtgaGCCCTGCGGAGACGCGGGCAGCGGTCCTGACTTCCCGCAACGTCCACAGCAGGGGACGCGGGCTGTTCTCCAGGCGTCTGCGCGCTCCGCCTTGAAGGCTCTGAGCTCTCCAGGGTCAGGCTGAGACTGCCCGAGGGCTGCGACCCCGAACTCGGAGGAAAGCGCGGGAGCTTCAGGCTAGGAACGCGACTCGGTGGGCTTCTTCCCTGACAACCCCTGAAAACTGATGGCTGTCTCTGAGGCGACGCACGTCGGAGCGTCCAGCGGCGCCGAGTGACACGCCGCCTCCGCGGTCCCTCAGCCAACGCGGTCTGTCAGCCCCGGCACCTGCCTGCGCCTAGACAAGCAACCAGGACGGACTCGCGCCCCCCGCGCCCGCCGCTCTCCCCATTCTCTAGGCTCGCACACCTCAACCCCAGGGTTACTGTTCTTCGCAAACCCCGGCGGCTCCTCTCACCTGCAACTACACCAAACACAAATAAACACAACGACGACAGCTTTCCTCAGGTGGCGGGAGAGTTCGAACGGGACCGGAAGCGGAAATGGCCGGACCGCGGAGCCCGCCCTCTCCCCAGGCCCGCCCAGCCCAGGCTTGCGCATGCTCAGTGGGGCACTCTGGGTGGGGCGGTCTCTGGATTTCTGTCGTAGGTATTGCACAATGTATCGTGGCCGTGATAAAGCGCTGGATTAAAGATCCAGTCTCTAGGGGTCTGGAAAAGGcagcggcaccccactccagttctcttgtctggggaatcccatggacggaggggcctggtaggcttcagtccatagggtcgctaagagtcgaacacgactgggcgacttcactttcacttttcactttcatgcattggagaaggaaatggcaacccactccagtgtccttgcctggagaatcccggggacgggggagcctg comes from the Capricornis sumatraensis isolate serow.1 chromosome 22, serow.2, whole genome shotgun sequence genome and includes:
- the PRIM2 gene encoding DNA primase large subunit; amino-acid sequence: MEFSGGKRRKPRLADDQRNACYPHSLQFYLQPPSGNVSLTEFETLAIDRVKLLKTVENLGVSYMKGTEQYQSKLEAELRKLKFSYRESLEDEYEPRRKDHISHFILRLAYCQSEDLRRWFIQQEMDLLRFRFSILPKDKIQSFLKDSHLQFEAVSIFL